The following are encoded in a window of Chitinophagaceae bacterium genomic DNA:
- a CDS encoding tail fiber domain-containing protein: MKKIFFPKLLSLKITGCILFSMSLYFDMAAQSLAINTTGATAHPSALLDVSSLNKGMLIPRIGLTDVTDVTTIPAPATSLMVYNTNAAITGGSGTGFYFYTGSSWVKMTDGSTPLTGWSTTGNGGTIAGTNFVGTTDPADLVFKTNGAENMRILNATGRVAINTPTATRLFQVNGDSRFQNNTYLDNNFFHYASNFGNTIFYKIAGMNNVNELTFGDNSFPNILTRFYLGGTASTNGLNFQSPAFPNLQYIDGLNGRVGINQSPVFLTRRFQVNGDSRFQNNTYLDNNFFHYASNFGNTIFYKIAGMNNVNELTFGDNSFPNILTRFYLGGTASTNGLNFQSPAFPNLQYIDGLNGRVGINQSPVFLTRRFQVNGDSRFQNNTYLDNNFFHYASNFGNTIFYKIAGMNNVNELTFGDNSFPNILTRFYLGGTASTNGLNFQSPAFPNLQYIDGLNGRVGINQSPVFLTRRFQVNGDSRFQNNTYLDNNFFHYASNFGNTIFYKIAGMNNVNELTFGDNSFPNILTRFYLGGTASTNGLNFQSPAFPNLLYMDGLNGRVGIGTGTPAHRLELSTDDAAKPGTGTWTVVSDIRMKQNIRPYTEGLSKLLQVEPVEYNYNTISGYDTKPSYVGVVAQDLQKIAPYMVGQFKKNGQEYLDINTSAMTYMMINAIKEQQKMIGELKNEIEALKKK, from the coding sequence ATGAAAAAGATATTCTTCCCTAAACTGCTCAGTTTAAAAATAACAGGATGCATTTTATTTTCCATGTCGCTTTATTTTGATATGGCTGCACAAAGCCTTGCCATTAATACTACGGGTGCAACAGCGCATCCTTCTGCCCTGCTGGATGTAAGCAGTTTAAATAAAGGCATGCTGATCCCAAGGATCGGTCTGACCGATGTTACCGATGTAACAACCATCCCGGCCCCGGCAACGAGCCTGATGGTATATAATACGAATGCAGCCATCACCGGCGGAAGCGGAACGGGCTTTTACTTTTATACCGGCAGCAGCTGGGTAAAGATGACCGATGGCAGCACGCCGCTTACCGGGTGGAGTACCACCGGAAACGGAGGAACCATTGCGGGTACAAATTTCGTAGGAACAACTGATCCCGCAGACCTGGTCTTTAAAACAAACGGGGCGGAAAACATGCGGATACTGAATGCCACCGGACGTGTTGCTATTAATACCCCAACCGCTACCCGGCTTTTCCAGGTGAATGGCGACAGCCGCTTTCAGAACAATACCTATCTCGACAATAATTTTTTCCACTATGCTTCAAACTTCGGTAATACAATATTTTACAAGATAGCCGGAATGAATAATGTGAACGAGTTGACCTTTGGCGATAATTCTTTCCCGAATATCCTTACCCGCTTTTACCTCGGGGGAACTGCCAGTACCAATGGATTGAACTTCCAGTCCCCGGCTTTCCCAAACCTCCAATACATAGATGGGCTCAACGGAAGGGTGGGAATTAACCAGAGCCCGGTATTTCTAACCCGTCGTTTCCAGGTGAATGGCGACAGCCGCTTTCAGAACAATACCTATCTCGACAATAATTTTTTCCACTATGCTTCAAACTTCGGTAATACCATATTTTACAAGATAGCCGGAATGAATAATGTGAACGAGTTGACCTTTGGCGATAATTCTTTCCCGAATATCCTTACCCGCTTTTACCTCGGGGGAACTGCCAGTACCAATGGATTGAACTTCCAGTCCCCGGCTTTCCCAAACCTCCAATACATAGATGGGCTCAACGGAAGGGTGGGAATTAACCAGAGCCCGGTATTTCTAACCCGTCGTTTCCAGGTGAATGGCGATAGCCGCTTTCAGAACAATACCTATCTCGACAATAATTTTTTCCACTACGCTTCAAACTTCGGTAATACCATATTTTACAAGATAGCCGGAATGAATAATGTGAACGAGCTGACCTTTGGCGATAATTCTTTCCCGAATATCCTTACCCGCTTTTACCTCGGGGGAACTGCCAGTACAAATGGATTGAACTTCCAGTCCCCGGCTTTCCCAAACCTCCAATACATAGATGGGCTCAACGGAAGGGTGGGAATTAACCAGAGCCCGGTATTTCTAACCCGTCGTTTCCAGGTGAATGGCGATAGCCGCTTTCAGAACAATACCTATCTCGACAATAATTTTTTCCACTACGCTTCAAACTTCGGTAATACCATATTTTACAAGATAGCCGGAATGAATAATGTGAACGAGCTGACCTTTGGCGATAATTCTTTCCCGAATATCCTTACCCGCTTTTACCTCGGGGGAACTGCCAGTACCAATGGATTGAACTTCCAGTCTCCGGCTTTCCCAAACCTCCTGTACATGGATGGGCTCAACGGACGAGTAGGAATCGGCACCGGAACCCCTGCCCACCGGTTAGAACTTTCTACAGACGATGCAGCCAAGCCCGGCACCGGAACCTGGACCGTTGTTTCCGACATAAGAATGAAGCAGAATATCCGTCCATACACCGAAGGGCTTTCCAAATTATTACAGGTGGAACCTGTTGAATACAATTACAACACAATATCCGGCTATGACACCAAGCCATCTTATGTGGGCGTAGTGGCCCAGGACCTGCAGAAAATTGCACCATACATGGTGGGACAATTCAAGAAGAACGGGCAGGAATACCTTGATATCAATACATCGGCCATGACGTACATGATGATCAATGCGATCAAGGAACAACAAAAAATGATCGGGGAATTAAAAAATGAAATAGAAGCGCTGAAAAAGAAATAA
- the rpmA gene encoding 50S ribosomal protein L27 → MAHKKGEGSVKNGRDSQSKRLGVKIYGGQPAIAGNIILRQRGTTYHPGKNVGIGKDFTIFALTDGLVEFKKTKGDKTLVSVAAVEATA, encoded by the coding sequence ATGGCACATAAAAAAGGTGAAGGCTCGGTAAAAAATGGTCGTGATTCACAAAGCAAAAGATTGGGTGTAAAAATTTATGGTGGTCAGCCTGCGATCGCCGGGAATATCATTCTCCGCCAGCGTGGTACCACCTACCATCCTGGCAAAAATGTTGGTATCGGAAAAGACTTTACCATCTTTGCATTGACAGACGGACTGGTTGAATTCAAAAAAACCAAAGGAGATAAGACCCTTGTATCGGTTGCCGCAGTGGAAGCTACGGCTTAA
- the rplU gene encoding 50S ribosomal protein L21, whose amino-acid sequence MLAVVKIAGQQFKVKAGDSLYVPHIEGKAGDSVEFADVLMTDNNGKVVLGSDVKAVVKAEIISDLVKGDKVIAFKMKRRKGFRKKHGHRTQYTQIKVTGIA is encoded by the coding sequence ATGTTAGCAGTAGTTAAAATAGCAGGTCAGCAGTTCAAGGTGAAGGCTGGCGATAGCTTATATGTTCCTCACATCGAGGGCAAAGCCGGTGATTCAGTAGAATTTGCCGATGTATTGATGACCGACAACAACGGAAAAGTTGTTCTGGGCAGCGACGTGAAAGCGGTGGTTAAAGCCGAGATCATCAGCGACCTGGTTAAGGGCGACAAAGTGATCGCTTTTAAGATGAAAAGAAGGAAGGGTTTCCGTAAAAAACACGGTCACCGTACCCAGTATACACAGATCAAAGTAACAGGAATTGCTTAA
- a CDS encoding 1-acyl-sn-glycerol-3-phosphate acyltransferase, with translation MPSISRALRVLFTIYAFLPFTAFLLLVFPLVVAASFFGKIKGGNFIYWLCQCWSDFVIFMLGIFHRNIFETPHDRNRQYVFVFNHSSFLDIPILFKAIRGQHFRVLGKAEMAKIPLFGFIYKNAVVMVERDNPENRAKSVKQLISVLKKGISVVISPEGTFNMSTDPLKEFYDGAFRIAIETQTPIKPILILDAYDRMHHSSIFSLNPGRSRAVYLEEISVEGLTLDDVATLKGKVYQAMEDGLKRYKASWINAKAGNIN, from the coding sequence ATGCCATCCATAAGCCGGGCCTTGCGGGTCCTTTTTACCATTTATGCCTTTTTGCCCTTCACGGCCTTCCTGCTGCTGGTCTTTCCGCTGGTGGTGGCAGCATCGTTCTTTGGGAAGATAAAGGGGGGCAATTTTATCTACTGGCTTTGCCAATGCTGGTCTGATTTTGTGATCTTTATGCTGGGCATCTTTCACCGCAACATCTTTGAAACGCCCCATGACAGGAACCGGCAATATGTATTTGTATTCAACCACAGCTCTTTCCTGGACATCCCCATCCTGTTCAAGGCCATCCGGGGGCAACATTTCCGGGTATTGGGAAAAGCAGAGATGGCAAAGATCCCCCTCTTTGGCTTTATATATAAGAATGCCGTGGTGATGGTGGAGCGGGATAACCCCGAAAACAGGGCAAAAAGTGTAAAACAACTCATATCGGTGCTCAAAAAGGGCATCTCGGTCGTCATCAGCCCGGAAGGCACGTTCAATATGAGTACCGATCCTTTGAAGGAATTTTATGACGGGGCATTCAGGATCGCCATCGAAACACAGACACCCATCAAACCCATTTTGATCCTGGATGCGTATGACCGCATGCACCACAGCAGCATTTTCTCTCTTAACCCGGGCAGGTCAAGGGCTGTTTACCTGGAAGAGATCAGCGTGGAGGGACTGACCCTGGATGATGTTGCTACCTTAAAAGGAAAAGTGTACCAGGCGATGGAAGACGGATTAAAAAGGTACAAGGCAAGCTGGATAAATGCCAAGGCAGGAAATATTAACTGA
- the murB gene encoding UDP-N-acetylmuramate dehydrogenase, giving the protein MNVQENISLRSFNTFGIDVSAKQFARFNSVDELHELLEFNTRTTTNGQRSTLILGGGSNILFTKNVDGLVLKNEILGIKEIKEDTHHVYVQAGAGVNWHHFVLHCIQNGWAGVENLSLIPGNVGASPMQNIGAYGAEIKDVFFSLEAFHIPDKKIIHFSLNDCEFGYRDSVFKRRYKNEFVITHVTYRLNRIPQFNTSYGAIEQELERMGVKQLSIQAISQAVINIRSSKLPDPADIGNAGSFYKNPEISSSQFAVLRSQFPGIVGYDLPNGNVKLAAGWLIEQCGWKGYRKGDAGCHEKQALVLVNYGNAGGNEIYNLSEEILLSVKEKFGVVLEREVNIV; this is encoded by the coding sequence ATGAATGTGCAGGAGAATATATCACTCAGGTCGTTTAATACATTCGGGATCGATGTTTCAGCAAAACAATTTGCCCGTTTTAATTCTGTTGACGAATTACATGAACTGCTTGAATTCAACACACGAACAACGACCAACGGACAACGATCAACGCTGATCTTAGGCGGCGGCAGCAATATCCTCTTCACCAAAAATGTGGATGGCCTGGTCTTAAAAAATGAGATACTGGGGATAAAGGAGATCAAGGAAGACACCCACCATGTATATGTACAGGCGGGGGCAGGCGTTAACTGGCATCATTTTGTGCTGCATTGCATTCAAAACGGCTGGGCGGGGGTGGAGAACCTTTCATTGATCCCCGGCAATGTGGGCGCTTCACCCATGCAGAACATCGGGGCCTATGGGGCGGAGATAAAAGATGTGTTCTTTTCGCTGGAGGCCTTTCATATCCCGGATAAGAAGATCATACACTTTTCATTGAATGATTGTGAATTCGGTTACCGGGATAGTGTGTTCAAACGGAGATATAAAAATGAATTTGTCATCACCCATGTTACTTACCGGCTAAACCGTATCCCGCAGTTCAATACTTCCTACGGCGCCATCGAACAGGAACTGGAAAGGATGGGTGTGAAACAATTGAGCATACAGGCCATTTCGCAGGCGGTGATCAATATCCGTTCTTCGAAATTGCCCGATCCGGCGGATATTGGTAATGCGGGAAGTTTTTATAAGAACCCGGAGATCAGCAGTTCGCAGTTTGCAGTTCTCCGTTCGCAATTCCCCGGTATAGTTGGATATGATTTACCAAATGGAAATGTAAAGCTGGCTGCTGGATGGCTGATTGAGCAATGCGGGTGGAAGGGCTACCGCAAAGGCGATGCAGGTTGCCACGAAAAGCAGGCATTGGTGCTGGTGAATTACGGCAATGCGGGCGGCAATGAGATTTATAATTTGAGTGAAGAGATATTGCTGAGTGTGAAAGAGAAGTTTGGGGTGGTGCTGGAGAGGGAGGTGAATATTGTTTGA